The genomic region CCGCCAACTGGCCGCTCACCCTGTGGGTTTCCGTACGCAGCATGATCACCGCCTACGGTGAGGACCACGTCCGGCTGCGCAAGCTCGTCGCCCAGGCCTTCACCGCCCGCAACATCAGCACGCTCCGGCCTCGCATCGAGGAGATCACGCGGGTGCTCCTCGACGGCCTCGACGAGCTGCCGAAGGGCGCCGAGGTCGACCTGCGCGCCCGGTTCGCCGTGCCGCTCCCCGTCCAGGCCGTCTGCGACCTCCTCGGCATCCCCGAGGAGATGCGCGGACCGCTGCAGGAGACCATCGGCCTGACCTTTCTCACCTCCGTCGGGCCGTCCGCGAACGAGGAGAACATCCGCGAGCTGTACGGGGTTCTGGCCGCGCTCGTCGCCGCCAGACGCGAGACGCCCGGCGACGACCTGATCACCCGCCTCGTCGCCGTACGCGACGAACAGGACGGAACCGCCCTCAGCCGGCAGGAGCTCCTCGACACCCTGCTCCTGATCATCTCGGCCGGCTACGAGACCACCGTCAACCTCCTCGACCACGCGGTCCACCGCCTGCTGAGCAACCCCGCCCAGCTGGAACTCGTCCGCTCCGGCCGCGCGACCTGGGAGGACGTGGTGGAGGAGACCCTGCGCTGCGA from Streptomyces sp. QL37 harbors:
- a CDS encoding cytochrome P450, which codes for MSIRTTAITTCPIHLDASGADPHDEIARIREQGPVVQVALPGGILAWSVTSMELLKQLMTDPRVSKDAEQHWPAWRRGEIPANWPLTLWVSVRSMITAYGEDHVRLRKLVAQAFTARNISTLRPRIEEITRVLLDGLDELPKGAEVDLRARFAVPLPVQAVCDLLGIPEEMRGPLQETIGLTFLTSVGPSANEENIRELYGVLAALVAARRETPGDDLITRLVAVRDEQDGTALSRQELLDTLLLIISAGYETTVNLLDHAVHRLLSNPAQLELVRSGRATWEDVVEETLRCEPSGFHVPLRYAVEDMEIGGVRIAQGDPILVSVAGAGRDPQVHGPDAAEFDITRPTRREHITFGHGVHHCIGAPLARMEAVVALKALFGRYPDLCLARPGEDLPLLPSFITNGHRELPVRLG